A portion of the Rhizobium sp. 9140 genome contains these proteins:
- a CDS encoding efflux RND transporter permease subunit: MIAHIISWSARNLLLVFFGAVLSIAGGVYALRTLPLDAIPDLSDVQVIVFTDYPGQAPQVVEDQVTYPLTTSMLTVPKSKVVRGFSFFGVSFVYVIFEDGTDPYWARSRVLEYLNAAASRLPDGVSPSLGPDATGVGWVYQYAVVAKELSLAELRSLQDWVVRFAVSKSEGVAEVASVGGFVKQYSIVVDPARLKAQNVPLSDISDAVRTSNRDVGGRTVEISEFEFMVRGKGYLQGIKDIENIVLKTNAGIPLRLSDVARVELVPDERRGITELNGEGEVASGIVLQRVGANALTVIENAKESLAAIQNSLPAGTEILPVYDRSKLIEAAIETLKGTLIEESIVVALVTIAFLLHVRSALVAIIMLPIGILFAFMAMRALGLGSNIMSLGGIAIAIGAMIDAAIVMIENAHKHLERAPPDKPRTEVLIEAASEVGPPLFFSLLIITVSFLPIFTLESQEGRLFGPLAFTKTFAMAAAALLSITLVPALMILFVRGRIVPEHKNPLNRLLIWIYRPVIAGVLKAKSLTILAAVAVLAVTAWPVQHIGSEFMPNLDEGTLMYMPTTLPGLSVTKAAELMQTQDRIIKAFPEVETVFGKAGRALTATDPAPTEMFETIITLKPKSEWRPGVTSDSLKQEMDAALQFPGVSNAWTMPIRARIDMLSTGIRTPVGVKVYGTDLKEMEKVARKIETVLKAVPGTSSAYAERVIGGYYLDIIPDRNALGRYGLTIDDVQDVIGMALGSEVVTSTVEGRERYGVAIRYPRAFRSDPQSIARDVQVSLPGGGTVPLGEVAEVKLTRGATTIRTENGQLAVYIFVDIANRDLGGYVEEAQAAVAASVEMPSGYSVAWSGQFEYLERAKARLTIVVPLTLALIFLLLFLNFKALTETLIVMLSLPFALVGGIWMMWWLGFNASVAVAVGFIALAGVAAETGVIMLIYLDQALREQRSVCEAEGRAFTRVDLHQAIMVGAVERVRPKMMTVVAIMAGLVPILWSTGAGSEIMQRIAVPMIGGMISSTILTLVVIPAIYGLVKGWRLPTSLDTGFVDMEPEQAALKEAAE; the protein is encoded by the coding sequence ATGATCGCGCATATCATCTCGTGGTCCGCCCGCAATCTCCTGTTGGTCTTCTTCGGCGCGGTGCTGTCCATCGCGGGCGGCGTCTATGCGCTGCGCACCTTGCCGCTCGATGCGATCCCCGATCTGTCCGATGTCCAGGTGATCGTCTTCACCGACTATCCGGGACAGGCTCCGCAGGTCGTTGAGGACCAGGTCACCTATCCGCTGACGACCTCGATGCTGACCGTGCCGAAGTCGAAGGTCGTGCGCGGGTTTTCGTTCTTCGGTGTGTCATTCGTCTACGTGATCTTCGAGGACGGGACCGACCCCTACTGGGCGCGCAGCCGCGTGCTTGAATATCTGAATGCCGCCGCAAGCCGTCTTCCTGACGGGGTGTCGCCGAGCCTCGGCCCGGATGCCACGGGCGTGGGCTGGGTCTACCAATACGCGGTCGTCGCCAAGGAACTGTCGCTGGCCGAACTTCGGTCGCTTCAGGACTGGGTCGTGCGCTTCGCCGTTTCCAAGTCCGAGGGCGTGGCCGAGGTGGCCAGCGTCGGCGGCTTCGTCAAGCAGTACTCCATCGTCGTCGATCCGGCCCGCCTGAAGGCGCAGAACGTGCCGCTGTCGGACATCTCCGACGCCGTCCGCACCAGCAACCGCGACGTCGGCGGCCGTACCGTCGAAATCTCCGAGTTCGAGTTCATGGTGCGCGGCAAGGGCTACCTGCAGGGCATCAAGGACATCGAGAACATCGTCCTCAAGACGAATGCTGGCATCCCGCTGCGTCTTTCGGACGTCGCACGGGTAGAACTGGTTCCGGACGAGCGCCGAGGCATCACCGAGCTGAACGGCGAGGGCGAGGTCGCGAGCGGCATCGTCCTTCAACGCGTTGGAGCCAATGCTCTGACCGTCATCGAGAACGCCAAGGAGAGCCTTGCGGCGATCCAGAACAGCCTGCCTGCCGGAACTGAAATCCTACCCGTCTACGACCGTTCGAAACTGATCGAAGCGGCTATCGAGACCTTGAAGGGCACGCTGATCGAGGAATCGATCGTCGTTGCGCTGGTGACGATCGCCTTCCTTCTGCATGTGCGCAGCGCCCTTGTCGCGATCATCATGCTGCCGATCGGCATCCTGTTCGCCTTCATGGCGATGCGGGCGCTCGGCCTCGGCTCCAACATCATGAGCCTCGGCGGCATCGCCATCGCCATCGGCGCGATGATCGACGCGGCGATCGTGATGATCGAGAACGCCCACAAGCATCTCGAACGCGCGCCACCGGACAAGCCGAGAACGGAAGTCCTGATCGAAGCTGCAAGCGAAGTCGGCCCGCCGCTGTTTTTCAGCCTGCTTATCATCACCGTGTCGTTCCTGCCGATCTTCACGCTGGAATCGCAGGAGGGTCGCCTGTTCGGTCCGCTCGCCTTCACCAAGACTTTCGCCATGGCCGCCGCCGCGCTGCTGTCGATTACATTGGTGCCGGCCCTGATGATCCTGTTCGTCCGGGGCCGCATCGTCCCGGAACACAAGAACCCGCTGAACCGCCTGCTGATCTGGATCTATCGTCCGGTCATTGCTGGCGTCCTGAAGGCCAAGAGCCTGACCATCCTCGCGGCGGTCGCGGTTCTCGCCGTTACCGCCTGGCCTGTCCAGCACATCGGCAGCGAGTTCATGCCCAATCTCGACGAGGGCACGCTGATGTACATGCCGACGACGCTTCCGGGCTTGTCGGTGACGAAGGCGGCAGAGCTCATGCAGACGCAGGACCGCATCATCAAGGCGTTCCCGGAAGTGGAGACGGTGTTCGGCAAGGCGGGGCGGGCGCTGACCGCAACCGATCCGGCTCCGACCGAAATGTTCGAGACCATCATCACGTTGAAGCCGAAATCCGAATGGCGGCCAGGCGTGACATCCGACAGCCTCAAGCAGGAAATGGACGCCGCACTCCAGTTCCCCGGCGTCTCCAATGCCTGGACGATGCCGATCCGCGCCCGTATCGACATGCTCTCGACCGGGATCAGAACCCCGGTCGGCGTCAAGGTCTATGGCACCGACCTCAAGGAGATGGAGAAGGTCGCAAGGAAGATCGAGACTGTTCTGAAGGCGGTTCCGGGAACGTCGAGCGCTTACGCCGAACGGGTGATAGGCGGATACTATCTCGACATCATCCCGGACCGCAACGCGCTCGGGCGCTACGGTCTCACCATAGACGACGTGCAGGACGTCATAGGGATGGCCCTGGGGTCCGAGGTCGTGACGTCAACGGTCGAGGGCAGGGAGCGTTATGGCGTCGCCATCAGGTACCCGAGAGCCTTTCGCAGCGACCCGCAATCCATCGCCCGCGACGTTCAGGTCTCGCTTCCGGGCGGGGGTACCGTTCCACTGGGTGAAGTGGCCGAGGTCAAGCTGACGCGCGGTGCCACGACCATCCGGACGGAGAACGGCCAGCTTGCCGTCTATATCTTCGTCGACATCGCCAACCGGGATCTCGGGGGGTACGTGGAGGAAGCCCAGGCTGCAGTAGCGGCAAGCGTCGAGATGCCCTCAGGCTATTCCGTCGCCTGGAGCGGCCAGTTCGAATATCTCGAACGGGCGAAGGCCCGCCTGACGATCGTCGTTCCGCTGACGCTCGCGCTCATCTTCCTGCTGCTCTTCCTGAACTTCAAGGCGCTGACCGAGACGCTGATCGTCATGCTGTCGCTGCCGTTCGCGCTGGTCGGCGGCATCTGGATGATGTGGTGGCTGGGCTTCAACGCCTCGGTTGCCGTCGCAGTTGGCTTCATCGCGCTCGCGGGCGTTGCGGCGGAGACGGGAGTGATCATGCTCATCTATCTCGACCAGGCTCTGAGGGAGCAGCGCTCGGTATGCGAGGCTGAAGGACGAGCGTTCACGCGAGTCGACCTTCATCAGGCGATCATGGTCGGCGCTGTCGAACGCGTCCGGCCGAAGATGATGACTGTCGTGGCGATCATGGCGGGCCTGGTGCCGATCCTCTGGAGCACAGGTGCCGGCTCGGAAATCATGCAGCGCATCGCCGTGCCGATGATCGGCGGCATGATCTCGTCGACCATCCTCACGCTTGTGGTGATCCCCGCGATCTACGGGTTGGTCAAGGGCTGGCGGTTGCCGACGAGTTTGGACACCGGATTCGTCGACATGGAGCCCGAACAGGCTGCCCTCAAGGAGGCGGCCGAATGA
- a CDS encoding efflux RND transporter periplasmic adaptor subunit has product MSTPRVIAMFSLAAIVGGGGYWAGKNDIGALLEQHVGWSQMAAEAEPMREPTGAVIYYRHPDGLAEYSARPKNTDDGRPFAAVRESEDVTFSAMRAAPAAETASATSDRKVLYYRNPMGLPDTSKVPKKDSMGMDYLPVYDGDDADSSTVKVSLGKLQRTGVKTGLAEMTTVSRKIRVPGTVTLDERMISIVSMRADAFVEDVADVTTGDRITKGENLFHFYSKEIATAGAEYATEMRNGGKPGPDTGSALRLKNLGVPTATIASIAAERKVPQSIAYTSPRDGVVLERMAVSGMMAEAGDILFRIADVSKVWVIADVPEYELGSVRKGAVVSVIVRNLPGTKFKGTVDLIYPEVQMQTRTTKVRIELPNPDGQLMSNMYAEVEIEAGAGSPVVAVPNSSVIDTGDRQIVFLDKGEGRFEPMDVSLGVRGEDMTEITKGIATGDRVVVSANFLLDAESNLNAALSALTPGEVKP; this is encoded by the coding sequence GTGAGCACGCCGCGCGTGATCGCCATGTTCTCCCTCGCCGCGATTGTCGGCGGGGGAGGCTACTGGGCTGGAAAGAACGATATCGGCGCGCTGCTCGAACAGCACGTCGGATGGAGCCAGATGGCCGCCGAGGCAGAACCTATGCGCGAACCAACGGGTGCGGTCATCTATTACCGCCACCCCGACGGCCTAGCAGAGTATTCCGCCAGGCCGAAGAACACCGATGACGGTCGGCCATTCGCGGCCGTCCGCGAAAGCGAGGACGTCACTTTCAGTGCGATGAGGGCTGCTCCTGCTGCGGAGACTGCGTCGGCGACGTCCGATCGGAAGGTCCTCTACTACCGCAATCCGATGGGCCTTCCCGACACGTCAAAGGTGCCCAAGAAGGATTCCATGGGCATGGACTACCTTCCGGTCTACGACGGCGACGATGCCGACAGTTCGACCGTCAAGGTGTCGCTCGGCAAGCTCCAGCGGACCGGTGTGAAGACCGGACTGGCGGAAATGACGACGGTCAGCCGCAAGATCCGCGTGCCCGGAACCGTGACGCTCGACGAACGCATGATCAGCATCGTCTCCATGAGGGCGGACGCCTTCGTCGAGGATGTCGCCGATGTCACCACGGGCGACAGGATAACCAAGGGCGAGAACCTCTTCCATTTCTATTCGAAGGAGATCGCCACCGCCGGAGCCGAGTACGCGACCGAGATGCGTAACGGCGGAAAACCAGGCCCCGATACTGGGTCGGCGCTCCGCCTCAAGAACCTCGGCGTGCCGACGGCGACGATCGCCAGCATCGCGGCTGAGCGGAAGGTGCCCCAGAGCATCGCCTACACATCACCGCGCGACGGCGTCGTGCTGGAGCGCATGGCGGTGAGCGGCATGATGGCGGAAGCGGGAGATATCCTCTTCCGGATCGCCGACGTGTCGAAGGTCTGGGTGATCGCCGACGTTCCTGAGTACGAGCTGGGCTCCGTCCGCAAGGGGGCGGTCGTCTCCGTGATCGTTCGCAATCTGCCCGGCACGAAGTTCAAGGGAACGGTCGATCTGATCTATCCCGAGGTCCAGATGCAGACCCGCACGACGAAGGTCCGGATCGAGCTTCCCAATCCGGACGGTCAACTGATGTCCAACATGTATGCCGAGGTCGAGATCGAGGCCGGAGCCGGAAGCCCGGTCGTCGCAGTTCCCAATAGTTCGGTCATCGATACCGGCGACCGCCAGATCGTCTTTCTCGATAAGGGCGAGGGCAGGTTCGAACCGATGGATGTCTCTCTCGGTGTACGCGGTGAGGACATGACCGAAATCACCAAAGGCATCGCCACGGGAGACCGCGTGGTTGTTTCCGCCAACTTCCTTCTCGATGCCGAAAGCAATCTGAATGCCGCGTTGAGCGCTCTCACGCCCGGCGAGGTGAAACCATGA
- a CDS encoding FixH family protein has protein sequence MSKTYFNARTAFLAGAMLFSTATSSFAGAQDYEFQAVQTDVKQGPGAVVSVRLVDKRTGKPVSDAVIFTTRMDMAPEGMETMTTPVEASNSTEAGVYAFTTNLSMEGGWRFQIAAKVQGESETVQGELVLKAVP, from the coding sequence ATGAGCAAGACCTATTTCAATGCGAGGACTGCGTTCCTCGCCGGCGCAATGCTGTTCAGCACCGCCACCTCTTCCTTTGCCGGAGCGCAGGACTACGAATTCCAAGCGGTCCAGACCGACGTCAAGCAGGGGCCGGGGGCTGTCGTTTCTGTGCGCCTGGTCGACAAGCGGACGGGTAAGCCCGTTTCCGACGCAGTTATCTTCACCACCCGCATGGATATGGCTCCCGAGGGTATGGAGACGATGACCACGCCCGTGGAGGCATCGAACTCCACCGAGGCCGGCGTCTACGCCTTCACGACAAACCTCTCCATGGAGGGCGGATGGCGGTTCCAGATCGCCGCCAAGGTGCAGGGCGAGTCTGAAACGGTCCAGGGCGAGCTCGTCCTGAAGGCAGTACCGTGA
- a CDS encoding heavy-metal-associated domain-containing protein produces MYEFDIPNMTCGHCKGTVEKAIRAADPASVATVDLASKKVTVETTLEPAVIGQAIEGAGYPVSYTKR; encoded by the coding sequence ATGTATGAGTTTGACATCCCGAACATGACCTGCGGCCACTGCAAGGGCACCGTCGAAAAGGCCATCAGGGCCGCCGATCCCGCCTCAGTGGCAACTGTCGACCTTGCCTCGAAGAAGGTAACCGTCGAGACGACGCTCGAACCTGCCGTCATCGGCCAAGCTATCGAGGGTGCCGGATATCCGGTGTCCTACACGAAGCGATAA
- a CDS encoding DUF1264 domain-containing protein has protein sequence MKAQPILTVIFTSLLAAAPAQAAGPKPAEGFSFHVDAKLHFPGNKDMIAHHFCKPVADGMSQCLLFASDNADARLVGVEVIVGPDAYGELTDSEKPMWHYYRTEVPKVSATLPDLSEEGKEGGRKHPRNLWKSLSPSGY, from the coding sequence ATGAAAGCGCAGCCAATCCTTACCGTCATATTCACGTCGCTGCTAGCAGCAGCTCCCGCACAGGCCGCTGGCCCAAAACCCGCTGAAGGGTTCTCGTTTCACGTCGATGCAAAACTTCACTTTCCCGGCAACAAGGACATGATCGCCCACCATTTCTGCAAGCCAGTTGCGGACGGAATGAGCCAGTGTCTGCTCTTTGCAAGCGACAATGCGGATGCGCGCCTCGTCGGTGTTGAGGTCATCGTTGGTCCGGACGCTTACGGCGAGTTGACTGATAGCGAAAAGCCGATGTGGCACTATTACAGGACCGAAGTGCCGAAGGTGTCGGCCACCCTTCCGGACCTATCGGAGGAAGGGAAAGAAGGTGGTCGAAAGCATCCTCGAAACCTATGGAAAAGTCTATCTCCTTCGGGATACTAA
- a CDS encoding Crp/Fnr family transcriptional regulator encodes MVESILETYGKVYLLRDTNKAEPPTGNPSVKGLCPSIPSRPKSRHQSDGASAVFQRAMPDKILAETSVFFDRYHCDAIAVSAATVSAVPVGDVIRLLESDLVFVNRWSGYLALELQATRKRAEIMSLQTVRARLDAWIAWNDGALPSKRAWRQLADEIGVSAEALYREFARRDARVDKDTGSFKNSP; translated from the coding sequence GTGGTCGAAAGCATCCTCGAAACCTATGGAAAAGTCTATCTCCTTCGGGATACTAACAAAGCCGAACCGCCTACAGGAAATCCTTCTGTAAAGGGCCTTTGCCCGTCAATCCCTTCAAGACCAAAATCGCGTCACCAGTCGGATGGAGCCTCGGCCGTGTTCCAGCGAGCCATGCCGGATAAAATCCTCGCCGAGACATCCGTCTTTTTTGACCGTTACCACTGCGACGCAATCGCGGTATCGGCGGCGACCGTATCGGCCGTGCCTGTCGGAGACGTCATAAGGCTGCTCGAATCCGATCTGGTTTTCGTCAACCGATGGTCCGGCTACCTCGCCCTTGAACTGCAAGCCACCCGGAAACGGGCGGAGATCATGTCGCTCCAAACAGTCAGGGCAAGGCTTGATGCCTGGATCGCATGGAATGATGGAGCGCTCCCATCCAAGCGAGCATGGCGGCAACTGGCAGACGAGATCGGGGTGTCGGCCGAAGCGCTGTATCGTGAATTCGCCCGGAGAGACGCGCGGGTCGACAAAGATACGGGTTCTTTCAAAAACAGCCCTTGA
- a CDS encoding heavy metal translocating P-type ATPase, whose amino-acid sequence MTAMTTIAPSKTLPVPTDFGIEGMSCASCVVRVERAIAAVPGVASATVNLATERATVTYNEPVPTDAVLQAIEKAGYEPRIETRELGIEGMTCASCVSRVEKALKAVPGVREATVNLATERATVRIVAGTTVSALEDAVRAAGYDVRKVTVDTSADDNEDRRNRETARLKLSLALSAALTLPLFVLEMGSHFIPAVHDWIMVNIGMENNLVLQFVLATLVLFGPGLRFFSKGVPNLLRWTPDMNSLVALGTAAAWGYSVVATFLPDVLPAGTENVYYEAAAVIVTLILLGRYLEARAKGKTSQAIKHLIGLQAKTAYVKRGPEFLETEIGDVVLGDIVRIRPGEKVPVDGRVVDGLSYVDESMITGEPVPVKKAAGADVVGGTINKTGSFTFEATKIGSDTLLAQIIKMVEAAQGSKLPIQALVDRVTGWFVPAVIAAASLTFVAWLLIGPSPALTFGLVNAVAVLIIACPCAMGLATPTSIMVGTGRAAELGILFRKGEALQTLRDVDVVALDKTGTLTKGKPELTDLVTAEGFDRNDVLRLVASLETQSEHPIAEAIVAAAKAADLKLADVFGFEAAAGYGVSGGVDGYNVLVGADRSMAKNGIDVASFAEEAIALGDAGKSPLYAAIDGRLAAIIAVSDPVKETTPEAIKALHALGLKVAMITGDNSRTAQAIARQLGIDEVVAEVLPEGKVKAVGKLREGGRKVAFIGDGINDAPALSEADIGLAVGTGTDIAIESADVVLMSGDLNGVPRAIAISKATIRNIRQNLFWAFGYNVSLVPVAAGVLYPLNGTLLSPILAAAAMGLSSVFVLANALRLRRFKTN is encoded by the coding sequence ATGACTGCCATGACCACGATAGCCCCATCCAAGACGCTGCCCGTTCCGACCGATTTCGGAATCGAAGGCATGAGCTGCGCCTCCTGCGTCGTCAGGGTCGAAAGGGCCATTGCCGCGGTTCCGGGCGTTGCCTCAGCCACGGTGAACCTGGCGACCGAGCGGGCCACCGTCACATACAACGAACCCGTCCCGACGGACGCCGTCCTCCAGGCCATAGAGAAGGCGGGCTACGAACCCAGGATCGAGACCCGCGAGCTGGGCATCGAAGGCATGACATGCGCATCGTGCGTCTCCCGTGTGGAAAAAGCTCTGAAGGCCGTTCCGGGCGTAAGAGAAGCCACCGTTAACCTCGCGACGGAGAGGGCGACGGTCCGCATCGTCGCCGGCACGACTGTCTCCGCTTTGGAAGATGCCGTTCGTGCCGCGGGATACGATGTCCGTAAAGTAACAGTGGACACTTCCGCGGATGACAACGAGGACCGACGCAACCGCGAGACCGCGCGCCTGAAACTGTCGCTGGCGCTATCGGCTGCCCTCACCCTTCCGTTGTTCGTTCTGGAAATGGGATCGCATTTCATTCCGGCCGTCCATGACTGGATCATGGTCAATATCGGCATGGAGAACAATCTGGTCCTCCAGTTCGTCCTGGCGACGCTCGTCCTCTTCGGACCCGGCCTGCGCTTCTTCAGCAAAGGTGTGCCCAATCTCCTGCGATGGACGCCGGACATGAATTCGCTGGTGGCGCTCGGCACGGCGGCCGCCTGGGGCTATTCTGTGGTGGCGACCTTCCTGCCGGATGTGCTCCCAGCGGGCACGGAGAACGTCTACTACGAGGCGGCCGCCGTCATCGTCACGCTGATCCTGCTCGGCCGCTATCTCGAGGCCCGCGCCAAGGGCAAGACCAGCCAGGCGATCAAGCACCTGATCGGCCTGCAGGCGAAGACCGCATACGTCAAACGCGGCCCAGAGTTCTTGGAAACCGAAATCGGCGACGTCGTGCTTGGCGACATTGTTCGCATTCGTCCGGGCGAGAAGGTTCCCGTCGACGGCCGCGTCGTCGATGGCTTATCCTATGTCGACGAGTCCATGATCACGGGCGAACCCGTTCCGGTGAAGAAAGCCGCCGGCGCAGACGTCGTCGGCGGCACGATCAACAAGACCGGGTCCTTCACTTTCGAAGCGACGAAGATCGGATCGGACACGCTGCTTGCCCAGATCATCAAAATGGTCGAGGCGGCGCAGGGTTCGAAGCTGCCGATCCAGGCGCTGGTCGACCGCGTCACAGGATGGTTCGTCCCCGCCGTCATCGCGGCAGCCAGCCTCACCTTCGTGGCATGGTTGCTGATCGGCCCCTCGCCCGCGCTCACCTTCGGCCTGGTCAACGCCGTCGCGGTCCTGATCATCGCCTGCCCGTGCGCCATGGGTCTGGCGACCCCGACCTCCATCATGGTCGGCACAGGCCGGGCCGCGGAACTGGGTATCCTCTTCCGCAAGGGCGAGGCCCTGCAGACACTCCGCGATGTCGATGTCGTGGCGCTGGATAAGACTGGCACCCTGACCAAGGGCAAGCCCGAGCTGACCGACCTCGTCACTGCCGAAGGATTCGACCGGAACGACGTCCTCCGTCTGGTCGCCAGCCTTGAGACCCAGTCCGAGCATCCGATCGCTGAAGCCATCGTGGCTGCAGCGAAGGCGGCTGACCTGAAGCTCGCTGATGTCTTTGGATTCGAAGCTGCTGCCGGCTACGGTGTCAGTGGCGGGGTCGATGGCTATAACGTGCTTGTCGGCGCTGACCGGTCCATGGCGAAGAACGGCATCGACGTCGCATCGTTCGCGGAGGAAGCCATCGCATTGGGCGACGCAGGCAAGTCGCCGCTCTATGCCGCGATCGACGGCAGGCTCGCCGCCATCATCGCCGTCTCCGATCCGGTAAAGGAGACGACGCCAGAAGCGATCAAAGCGCTACACGCGCTCGGCCTCAAGGTGGCGATGATCACGGGCGACAACAGCCGCACGGCGCAAGCCATCGCCCGCCAGCTCGGCATCGACGAAGTGGTCGCCGAAGTCCTGCCCGAAGGAAAGGTCAAAGCCGTCGGGAAGCTGCGCGAGGGCGGACGGAAGGTGGCCTTTATCGGCGACGGCATCAACGACGCGCCCGCTCTGTCCGAAGCCGACATCGGTCTTGCTGTCGGAACCGGAACCGATATCGCCATCGAGAGCGCCGACGTCGTGCTGATGTCGGGTGATCTCAACGGAGTGCCGCGGGCGATCGCCATCAGCAAGGCGACGATCCGCAACATACGGCAGAACCTGTTCTGGGCTTTCGGCTACAACGTCAGCCTGGTCCCCGTCGCCGCGGGCGTTCTCTACCCGCTGAACGGCACGCTTCTGTCGCCGATCCTCGCCGCCGCCGCGATGGGCCTTTCGAGCGTCTTTGTGTTGGCGAACGCATTGCGACTGCGGCGCTTCAAGACGAACTAA
- the cueR gene encoding Cu(I)-responsive transcriptional regulator — protein sequence MNIGEASKASGVSTKMIRYYEQIKLITPAHRTQSSYRTYADNDVHTLRFIRRARDLGFSVEQMKALLALWRDRSRASSDVKAIALEHIAELERKAAAIAAMTKTLKHLASHCHGDDRPECPIIEGFAETLGDGFGVPSKFGLSNVV from the coding sequence ATGAATATCGGCGAAGCCTCGAAGGCGTCCGGCGTCTCGACAAAGATGATCAGGTACTACGAGCAGATCAAGCTGATCACGCCCGCGCACCGCACCCAGTCTAGCTACCGGACCTACGCCGACAACGACGTCCACACGCTGCGCTTCATCCGCCGCGCCCGCGACCTCGGATTCTCGGTCGAGCAGATGAAGGCCCTGCTGGCGCTCTGGCGGGACCGTTCGAGGGCGAGCTCCGACGTCAAGGCGATCGCCCTCGAGCACATCGCCGAACTTGAGCGGAAGGCCGCGGCAATCGCCGCCATGACGAAGACGCTGAAGCATCTCGCCAGCCATTGTCATGGCGATGACCGCCCGGAATGCCCAATCATCGAAGGATTTGCTGAAACTCTCGGGGACGGGTTCGGGGTGCCGTCGAAGTTCGGCCTCTCGAACGTCGTCTAG
- a CDS encoding TetR/AcrR family transcriptional regulator has product MKTTEHTIDRRVARTRRSLQQALIALILAKGYDPITVEEICEAANVGRSTFYLHYTSKDDLKRSGLDSLRKHLDATARAAQSERGSRRFGFSLAMFEHAREHVDLYRALAGSRGGAVALGTIRQILSDLLRDELAADGDRGSPDAIPRELVAQYVVGAYMAVLTWWLDGGTKLPPDRIDAIFRRLATEGAMVKDS; this is encoded by the coding sequence ATGAAAACAACCGAGCATACGATCGACCGCCGCGTCGCCCGCACCAGAAGATCACTGCAACAGGCCCTGATCGCATTGATCCTGGCAAAGGGCTACGATCCGATAACCGTCGAGGAAATCTGCGAAGCGGCAAACGTCGGTCGGTCGACCTTCTACCTTCACTATACGAGCAAGGATGATTTGAAGCGGAGCGGCCTCGACAGCTTGCGCAAGCATCTCGACGCCACGGCTCGCGCGGCGCAGAGTGAACGGGGGAGCCGGAGGTTCGGCTTTAGCCTGGCCATGTTCGAACATGCACGGGAACATGTCGATCTCTACCGGGCGTTGGCGGGCAGCCGTGGAGGTGCGGTTGCGCTCGGCACCATCCGTCAGATACTTTCCGATCTGCTGCGCGACGAACTGGCCGCCGACGGCGACCGGGGTTCTCCGGACGCCATCCCGCGCGAACTTGTCGCGCAATACGTCGTGGGCGCCTACATGGCCGTGCTGACGTGGTGGTTGGATGGGGGCACCAAGCTGCCACCCGACCGGATCGATGCGATCTTTCGCCGCCTGGCGACCGAGGGCGCGATGGTGAAGGACTCTTGA